The following are encoded in a window of Drosophila simulans strain w501 chromosome 3L, Prin_Dsim_3.1, whole genome shotgun sequence genomic DNA:
- the LOC6739109 gene encoding teneurin-m isoform X1, translating into MNPYEYESTLDCRDAGGGPAPAHAHPHAQGRTLPMSGHGRPATDLGPVHGSQTLQHQNQQNLQAAQSSHYDYEYQHLAHRPPDTANNTAQRTHGRQGMFLDEFLTGYEFPQRFLLEGVTPTAPPDVPPRNPTMSRMQNGRLTVNNPNDADFEPSCLVRTPSGNVYIPSGNLNINKGSPIDFKSGSACSTPTKDTLKGYERSTQGCMGPVLPPRSVMNGLPAHHYSAPMNFRKDLVARCSSPWFGIGSISVLFAFVVMLILLTTTGVIKWNQSPPCSVLVGNEASEVTAAKSTNTDLSKLHNSSVRAKNGQGIGLAQGQSGLGAAGVGSGGGSSAATVTTATSNSGTAQGLQSTSASAEATSSAATSSSQSSLTPSLSSSLANANNGGRAMSTRLSVRGAGERRRRHRRSLIEEQDEDDVATDGTFSDLITSESLNQQAAEKYLATTPAKSPTDVQGSTNKTFPQMDGVYGTQRSEDTTDNSYDYVYEDEVEPETTPSPIRRTKTGQQFGKSLNSNLRSAAKTLVNKRRKYDHGTVEAEHIKHEEEEEEVDDEQKLERHEAIGMATELTTESETSTLPAVIDDDNQSDNSSSGPTPETTVRSDTDDIVEINTPPPEPAQSSFAAVSHQPAIEHDFQIKGTDAGGLQTEKPATDDINNERDLADNYEVDSKEATSPGTPPQGKDSQQNGKASLPTHQSESDLMMNDASHYEDIDIVKLDGLPISHEEEIYKTADKENMPSKNQPSQHVDRSQNEVLKDHQQGDDEKPPQREPLKPYVSERVDLPGKRIFLNLTIATDEGSDSVYTLHVEVPTGGGPHFIKEVLTHEKPNAQADSCVPEPPPRMPDCPCSCLPPPAPIYLDDTVDIDSAPPAHTVSTSTISAPINPFHSEEKDEDDGVRDEELTASSSTATNLPSTEIDNHIAAYTEPTVGAGGVPFACPDVMPVLILEGARTFPARSFPPDGTTFGQITLGQKLTKEIQPYSYWNMQFYQSEPAYVKFDYTIPRGASIGVYGRRNALPTHTQYHFKEVLSGFSASTRTARAAHLSITREVTRYMEPGHWFVSLYNDDGDVQELTFYAAVAEDMTQNCPNGCSGNGQCLLGHCQCNPGFGGDDCSESVCPVLCSQHGEYTNGECICNPGWKGKECSLRHDECEVADCSGHGHCVSGKCQCMRGYKGKFCEEVDCPHPNCSGHGFCADGTCICKKGWKGPDCATMDQDALQCLPDCSGHGTFDLDTQTCTCEAKWSGDDCSKELCDLDCGQHGRCEGDACACDPEWGGEYCNTRLCDVRCNEHGQCKNGTCLCVTGWNGKHCTIEGCPNSCAGHGQCRVSGEGQWECRCYEGWDGPDCGIALELNCGDSKDNDKDGLVDCEDPECCASHVCKTSQLCVSAPKPIDVLLRKQPPAITASFFERMKFLIDESSLQNYAKLETFNESIFWNYFNASRSAVIRGRVVTSLGMGLVGVRVSTTTLLEGFTLTRDDGWFDLMVNGGGAVTLQFGRAPFRPQSRIVQVPWNEVVIIDLVVMSMSEEKGLAVTTTHTCFAHDYDLMKPVVLASWKHGFQGACPDRSAILAESQVIQESLQIPGTGLNLVYHSSRAAGYLSTIKLQLTPDVIPTSLHLIHLRITIEGILFERIFEADPGIKFTYAWNRLNIYRQRVYGVTTAVVKVGYQYTDCTDIVWDIQTTKLSGHDMSISEVGGWNLDIHHRYNFHEGILQKGDGSNIYLRNKPRIILTTMGDGHQRPLECPDCDGLATKQRLLAPVALAAAPDGSLFVGDFNYIRRIMTDGSIRTVVKLNATRVSYRYHMALSPLDGTLYVSDPESHQIIRVRDTNDYSQPELNWEAVVGSGERCLPGDEAHCGDGALAKDAKLAYPKGIAISSDNILYFADGTNIRMVDRDGIVSTLIGNHMHKSHWKPIPCEGTLKLEEMHLRWPTELAVSPMDNTLHIIDDHMILRMTPDGRVRVISGRPLHCATASTAYDTDLATHATLVMPQSIAFGPLGELYVAESDSQRINRVRVIGTDGRIAPFAGAESKCNCLERGCDCFEAEHYLATSAKFNTIAALAVTPDSHVHIADQANYRIRSVMSSIPEASPSREYEIYAPDMQEIYIFNRFGQHVSTRNILTGETTYVFTYNVNTSNGKLSTVTDAAGNKVFLLRDYTSQVNSIENTKGQKCRLRMTRMKMLHELSTPDNYNVTYEYHGPTGLLRTKLDSTGRSYVYNYDEFGRLTSAVTPTGRVIELSFDLSVKGAQVKVSENAQKEMSLLIQGATVIVRNGAAESRTTVDMDGSTTSITPWGHNLQMEVAPYTILAEQSPLLGESYPVPAKQRTEIAGDLANRFEWRYFVRRQQPLQAGKQNKGPPRPVTEVGRKLRVNGDNVLTLEYDRETQSVVVMVDDKQELLNVTYDRTSRPISFRPQSGDYADVDLEYDRFGRLVSWKWGVLQEAYSFDRNGRLNEIKYGDGSTMVYAFKDMFGSLPLKVTTPRRSDYLLQYDDAGALQSLTTPRGHIHAFSLQTSLGFFKYQYYSPINRHPFEILYNDEGQILAKIHPHQSGKVAFVHDTAGRLETILAGLSSTHYTYQDTTSLVKSVEVQEPGFELRREFKYHAGILKDEKLRFGSKNSLASAHYKYAYDGNARLSGIEMAIDDKELPTTRYKYSQNLGQLEVVQDLKITRNAFNRTVIQDSAKQFFAIVDYDQHGRVKSVLMNVKNIDVFRLELDYDLRNRIKSQKTTFGRSTAFDKINYNADGHVVEVLGTNNWKYLFDENGNTVGVVDQGEKFNLGYDIGDRVIKVGDVEFNNYDARGFVVKRGEQKYRYNNRGQLIHSFERERFQSWYYYDDRSRLVAWHDNKGNTTQYYYANPRTPHLVTHVHFPKISRTMKLFYDDRDMLIALEHEDQRYYVATDQNGSPLAFFDQNGSIVKEMKRTPFGRIIKDTKPEFFVPIDFHGGLIDPHTKLVYTEQRQYDPHVGQWMTPLWETLATEMSHPTDVFIYRYHNNDPINPNKPQNYMIDLDSWLQLFGYDLNNMQSSRYTKLAQYTPQASIKSNTLAPDFGVISGLECIVEKTSEKFSDFDFVPKPLLKMEPKMRNLLPRVSYRRGVFGEGVLLSRIGGRALVSVVDGSNSVVQDVVSSVFNNSYFLDLHFSIHDQDVFYFVKDNVLKLRDDNEELRRLGGMFNISTHEISDHGGSAAKELRLHGPDAVVIIKYGVDPEQERHRILKHAHKRAVERAWELEKQLVAAGFQGRGDWTEEEKEELVQHGDVDGWNGIDIHSIHKYPQLADDPGNVAFQRDAKRKRRKTGSSHRSASNRRQLKFGELSA; encoded by the exons ACATCAACAAGGGATCACCCATCGACTTCAAGAGCGGCTCGGCCTGCTCCACACCCACAAAGGATACGCTGAAGGGCTACGAGCGGAGCACGCAGGGCTGCATGGGTCCTGTGCTGCCGCCGCGCAGCGTCATGAACGGACTGCCCGCACACCACTACTCGGCGCCGATGAACTTCCGCAAGGACCTGGTCGCGCGCTGCTCCTCGCCGTGGTTCGGTATAGGATCCATCTCGGTGCTCTTCGCCTTCGTGGTCATGCTAATCCTGCTGACCACCACCGGCGTTATAAAATGGAACCAGTCGCCACCCTGCTCCGTTCTAGTCGGCAACGAGGCCTCTGAGGTCACGGCTGCCAAGAGCACGAACACTGACCTCTCCAAGCTGCACAACTCATCGGTGCGAGCGAAGAACGGACAAGGAATCGGACTGGCCCAGGGACAATCGGGACTCGGAGCCGCAGGCGTGGGATCCGGCGGTGGATCTTCGGCGGCCACTGTGACGACGGCCACCTCGAACAGCGGCACCGCCCAAGGACTGCAGTCGACGTCGGCCTCCGCGGAGGCCACGTCCTCGGCGGCCACGTCTTCCTCCCAATCCTCGCTAACGCCTTCGCTGTCCTCGTCCCTGGCGAATGCCAATAATGGAG GAAGAGCGATGTCAACGCGGCTGTCAGTCCGTGGGGCAGGAGAAAGAAGACGACGACATCGCCGAAGCTTAATCGAGGAGCAGGACGAAGATGATGTGGCTACAGATGGAACTTTCAGTGACTTAATTACAAGCGAAAGCCTCAACCAGCAGGCGGCTGAAAAGTATTTGGCAACTACCCCAGCCAAAAGCCCGACAGACGTTCAAGGCAGTACCAATAAAACTTTTCCCCAAATGGATGGAGTATACGGTACCCAAAGGAGCGAGGACACCACGGACAACAGCTACGACTATGTCTATGAAGACGAAGTTGAGCCGGAGACCACCCCTTCGCCCATCCGTAGAACCAAGACGGGGCAACAATTTGGCAAATCATTAAACAGCAATTTACGCAGCGCTGCTAAAACACTGGTCAACAAGAGGAGGAAATATGACCACGGAACGGTGGAAGCGGAGCACATTAAgcacgaggaggaggaggaggaggtggatgaTGAGCAGAAGCTGGAGCGCCACGAAGCGATCGGGATGGCAACGGAGCTGACGACGGAGTCGGAGACCAGCACATTGCCTGCTGTTATTGATGACGATAATCAAAGTGACAACAGCAGCTCAGGCCCAACGCCGGAGACGACTGTAAGGAGTGACACCGATGACATTGTTGAAATCAACACCCCCCCACCCGAGCCAGCTCAAAGCTCTTTCGCCGCCGTCTCGCACCAGCCTGCCATTGAACATGATTTTCAAATCAAAGGGACCGATGCTGGGGGCTTGCAGACGGAGAAACCTGCCACTGATGATATCAATAATGAGCGTGATTTAGCTGACAACTATGAGGTAGACAGCAAGGAGGCGACCTCGCCGGGCACACCCCCACAAG GTAAGGATAGTcagcaaaatggaaaagcttCACTACCAACACATCAATCTGAATCGGATCTGATGATGAACGATGCTTCGCACTATGAGGATATCGATATAGTCAAACTAGATGGATTGCCGATCTCCCATGAGGAGGAGATTTACAAGACGGCAGATAAGGAAAATATGCCATCAAAGAATCAACCATCTCAGCATGTAGATAGAAGTCAAAACGAGGTACTGAAAGACCATCAGCAGGGTGACGACGAAAAACCACCCCAACGAGAGCCCCTTAAACCGTATGTGAGTGAGCGAGTTGATCTGCCGGGCAAACGCATATTCCTCAACCTGACTATAGCCACAGACGAGGGCAGTGACTCAGTTTACACCTTGCACGTGGAAGTGCCCACGGGCGGAGGACCCCACTTCATCAAGGAGGTCCTGACGCATGAGAAACCGAATGCCCAGGCAGACAGTTGTGTTCCGGAGCCACCACCGCGCATGCCTGACTGCCCGTGCAGTTGCCTACCGCCTCCGGCGCCCATATATCTGGATGACACCGTTGACATCGACTCTGCCCCACCAGCTCACACTGTTTCGACGAGCACGATCTCGGCACCTATTAACCCCTTCCATAGCGAGGAGAAGGATGAAGATGACGGGGTTAGAGATGAGGAGCTAACAGCTTCTTCAAGCACCGCTACTAACCTCCCTAGCACTGAGATCGATAACCACATTGCCGCTTATACTGAACCCACTGTTGGTGCTGGTGGTGTACCGTTTGCATGCCCTGATGTGATGCCAGTACTGATACTGGAAG GAGCCCGAACATTCCCTGCACGCAGTTTCCCACCGGACGGCACCACCTTTGGCCAGATTACTCTCGGCCAGAAGCTGACCAAGGAGATCCAGCCGTACAGCTACTGGAACATGCAGTTTTACCAGTCGGAACCTGCCTACGTTAAGTTCGACTACACGATTCCGAGGGGCGCCTCCATCGGTGTATACGGCCGACGGAACGCCCTGCCCACCCACACGCAGTACCACTTTAAGGAAGTGCTCAGCGGATTTAGTGCCAGCACACGAACGGCCCGGGCCGCTCAC CTGTCGATAACGCGGGAGGTGACACGCTATATGGAGCCGGGGCACTGGTTCGTCTCGCTCTACAACGACGACGGGGACGTGCAGGAACTGACCTTCTACGCGGCCGTAGCCGAGGACATGACCCAAAACTGTCCCAACGGCTGCTCCGGCAACGGTCAGTGCCTGCTGGGACACTGCCAGTGCAACCCCGGCTTCGGGGGCGACGACTGCAGCGAGAGCGTGTGCCCCGTACTGTGCTCCCAACATGGCGAGTACACCAACGGGGAGTGCATCTGTAACCCGGGTTGGAAGGGCAAGGAGTGCTCCCTGCGTCACGACGAGTGCGAGGTGGCCGACTGCAGTGGGCACGGCCACTGTGTCAGTGGAAAATGCCAATGCATGCGCGGCTACAAGGGCAAATTCTGCGAAGAAG TGGACTGCCCACATCCGAACTGCTCAGGCCACGGATTCTGCGCCGATGGCACTTGCATCTGCAAGAAGGGCTGGAAGGGACCTGACTGCGCAACCATGGACCAGGATGCGCTGCAGTGCCTCCCCGATTGTTCCGGACACGGCACCTTCGACCTGGACACACAGACCTGTACCTGCGAGGCAAAGTGGAGTGGGGACGACTGTTCCAAGGAGCTGTGCGACTTGGACTGCGGTCAGCACGGACGTTGTGAAGGTGACGCTTGTGCATGCGACCCGGAGTGGGGCGGCGAGTATTGCAACACCCGGTTGTGCGACGTCCGCTGTAACGAGCATGGCCAGTGCAAGAATGGTACTTGTCTGTGCGTTACTGGATGGAATGGAAAGCACTGCACCATTGAGGGCTGTCCCAATAGCTGCGCCGGGCATGGCCAGTGCCGTGTAAGCGGCGAGGGTCAATGGGAGTGCCGCTGCTACGAGGGCTGGGACGGGCCGGACTGCGGGATTGCACTGGAGTTGAACTGTGGCGACAGCAAGGACAACGACAAGG ATGGCTTGGTTGATTGCGAGGATCCCGAGTGCTGTGCCAGCCACGTATGCAAGACCTCCCAACTATGTGTTTCAGCTCCGAAGCCCATTGATGTGCTGCTCAGAAAGCAGCCGCCAGCTATTACGGCCTCCTTCTTTGAGCGGATGAAGTTCCTCATCGACGAGAGCAGCCTGCAAAACTACGCCAAACTGGAAACCTTTAACGAAAG CATTTTTTGGAATTATTTCAATGCAAG TCGATCAGCGGTGATCAGAGGCCGCGTTGTTACATCTCTGGGCATGGGCCTGGTGGGTGTGCGAGTGTCCACCACCACGCTCCTGGAGGGCTTCACCCTGACCCGAGACGATGGATGGTTCGACCTAATGGTTAACGGTGGTGGAGCCGTGACGCTGCAGTTCGGACGCGCACCTTTCCGACCGCAGTCGCGCATCGTGCAAGTTCCATGGAACGAAGTGGTCATCATTGACTTGGTCGTCATGAGTATGTCCGAGGAAAAGGGATTGGCCGTAACTACGACACACACGTGCTTTGCACACGACTACGACCTGATGAAGCCCGTGGTGCTGGCTTCGTGGAAGCACGGATTCCAGGGAGCCTGTCCCGATCGCAGCGCCATTCTGGCTGAATCTCAGGTGATTCAGGAGTCGTTGCAGATCCCGGGTACAGGCCTCAACCTGGTTTACCACTCATCGCGTGCTGCCGGCTACCTGTCCACTATTAAGCTGCAGTTAACTCCGGATGTGATTCCGACATCGCTACATCTAATCCATCTCCGCATAACAATCGAGGGAATACTGTTTGAACGAATATTCGAAGCAGATCCGGGCATCAAGTTCACGTACGCCTGGAACCGACTCAATATCTACCGGCAACGAGTCTACGGTGTAACCACGGCCGTGGTGAAGGTTGGATACCAGTACACCGACTGTACTGACATTGTGTGGGACATCCAAACAACTAAGCTAAGCGGTCACGACATGTCCATCTCggaagtgggtgggtggaacCTGGACATCCATCACCGCTACAACTTCCACGAGGGAATCCTGCAAAAGGGCGACGGCTCAAACATATATCTGCGCAATAAGCCGCGAATCATCCTGACCACAATGGGAGATGGCCACCAGCGGCCTCTGGAGTGTCCCGACTGCGACGGTCTGGCGACAAAGCAGCGACTACTGGCACCCGTCGCCCTGGCCGCCGCTCCTGACGGCAGCCTTTTCGTCGGTGATTTCAATTACATCCGCCGCATCATGACCGACGGCAGCATCCGCACTGTGGTCAAGCTGAATGCGACTCGCGTCTCGTACCGCTACCACATGGCCCTCAGCCCGCTCGACGGAACTCTTTATGTTTCGGATCCAGAATCACACCAAATCATTCGGGTACGCGACACCAACGACTACTCGCAACCGGAACTGAACTGGGAAGCGGTTGTGGGCTCCGGGGAGCGCTGTCTTCCTGGTGACGAAGCGCACTGCGGCGATGGGGCACTGGCCAAGGATGCCAAATTGGCTTATCCGAAAGGCATTGCGATTTCGAGCGACAACATCTTGTACTTTGCAGACGGAACTAATATCCGTATGGTGGACCGGGATGGAATTGTAAGCACTCTGATCGGCAACCACATGCACAAGTCCCACTGGAAACCAATTCCCTGCGAGGGAACCCTgaagctggaggagatgcATCTTCGCTGGCCCACTGAGCTGGCAGTCTCCCCGATGGACAACACGTTGCACATAATCGACGACCACATGATCCTGCGCATGACACCAGACGGTCGTGTGCGCGTCATCTCCGGCCGGCCTCTACATTGCGCCACAGCCTCCACTGCCTACGATACGGATCTGGCAACCCACGCCACCCTGGTGATGCCGCAGTCTATCGCGTTCGGTCCACTCGGTGAGCTTTACGTGGCAGAAAGCGACTCGCAACGAATAAACCGGGTGCGCGTGATCGGCACGGACGGAAGGATCGCTCCGTTTGCTGGTGCCGAATCCAAGTGCAATTGCCTGGAGCGGGGATGCGACTGCTTCGAGGCGGAACACTACCTGGCCACCAGTGCCAAGTTCAATACGATCGCCGCCCTGGCTGTCACACCCGATAGCCATGTACACATCGCGGACCAGGCCAACTACCGTATCCGATCCGTTATGTCGAGCATCCCAGAGGCAAGTCCTTCGCGCGAGTACGAGATCTACGCACCTGACATGCAGGAGATATACATTTTCAACCGATTCGGACAGCACGTGTCCACACGCAACATCTTGACCGGAGAGACGACCTACGTGTTTACCTACAACGTAAACACCTCCAACGGAAAACTGAGCACCGTAACAGACGCGGCTGGCAACAAAGTGTTCCTGCTTCGAGATTACACCTCTCAGGTCAATTCCATCGAGAACACGAAGGGTCAAAAGTGCCGCCTGCGCATGACCAGGATGAAAATGCTGCACGAGCTGAGCACTCCGGACAACTACAATGTGACCTACGAATATCACGGCCCCACCGGTCTGCTGCGAACTAAGCTGGACTCCACCGGACGATCCTACGTGTACAACTACGATGAGTTTGGTCGCCTCACTTCCGCAGTGACTCCCACCGGTCGTGTCATCGAGCTCAGCTTCGACCTGAGCGTGAAGGGAGCCCAGGTGAAGGTTTCGGAGAACGCCCAAAAGGAGATGTCTCTGCTGATCCAAGGTGCCACCGTTATTGTGCGCAACGGAGCCGCCGAGTCGCGTACTACCGTTGACATGGACGGCTCCACCACAAGCATCACTCCATGGGGCCACAACCTCCAGATGGAGGTGGCACCTTACACCATTCTGGCAGAACAAAGTCCACTCCTTGGCGAGAGCTACCCTGTGCCGGCTAAGCAACGCACCGAGATTGCTGGTGACTTGGCCAACAGGTTTGAGTGGCGCTACTTTGTACGCCGGCAGCAGCCGCTGCAAGCGGGAAAACAGAACAAGGGACCGCCACGTCCCGTAACCGAAGTTGGACGCAAGCTGCGCGTAAACGGAGACAACGTGCTTACCTTGGAGTACGACCGCGAAACCCAGTCGGTGGTCGTTATGGTAGACGACAAGCAGGAGCTGCTTAACGTGACCTACGATCGCACTTCCCGCCCCATCAGCTTCCGACCGCAGTCCGGCGACTACGCCGACGTGGACTTGGAGTACGATCGATTCGGACGTCTGGTCAGTTGGAAGTGGGGTGTCCTGCAAGAAGCCTACTCTTTCGATCGCAATGGCCGTCTGAACGAGATCAAGTACGGCGATGGCTCAACAATGGTCTACGCATTCAAGGACATGTTTGGCTCGTTACCGCTGAAGGTGACTACGCCTAGACGCTCTGATTATCTCCTGCAGTACGATGATGCAGGTGCACTCCAGAGCCTGACGACACCTCGTGGCCACATTCACGCATTCTCCCTGCAAACTTCTCTTGGCTTCTTTAAGTACCAATACTATTCACCAATCAACCGACACCCCTTCGAGATTCTATATAACGACGAAGGACAGATCTTGGCCAAGATCCACCCGCACCAATCTGGCAAG GTGGCTTTCGTACATGACACTGCCGGACGACTGGAGACCATCCTCGCAGGATTGTCCAGCACCCACTATACCTACCAGGATACAACTAGCCTGGTGAAGTCTGTGGAGGTGCAGGAGCCGGGCTTCGAGTTGCGACGAGAGTTTAAATACCATGCCGGTATCCTGAAGGACGAGAAGTTGCGCTTCGGCTCCAAGAACTCGCTGGCCTCGGCGCACTACAAGTACGCCTACGACGGAAACGCCCGACTCAGCGGCATCGAGATGGCCATCGACGATAAGGAATTACCAACCACGCGGTACAAGTACAGCCAAAACTTGGGTCAACTGGAGGTCGTGCAGGACCTGAAGATCACGCGCAACGCTTTTAACCGAACAGTCATACAGGACTCAGCCAAACAATTCTTCGCCATTGTGGACTACGACCAGCATGGACGGGTTAAGAGCGTGCTAATGAACGTGAAGAACATTGATGTGTTCCGCCTGGAGTTGGACTACGATCTTCGCAACCGTATCAAGTCGCAAAAGACGACCTTCGGTAGATCGACGGCCTTTGATAAGATTAACTACAATGCCGACGGCCATGTTGTTGAGGTCCTGGGCACCAACAACTGGAAGTATCTGTTCGACGAGAACGGCAACACTGTTGGCGTGGTTGACCAGGGTGAGAAGTTCAACCTGGGCTACGACATCGGAGACCGGGTGATCAAGGTAGGCGATGTGGAGTTCAACAACTACGATGCCCGCGGCTTCGTTGTGAAGCGCGGTGAGCAGAAGTACCGGTATAACAACCGCGGACAACTGATTCACTCGTTCGAAAGGGAACGTTTCCAGAGCTGGTACTACTACGACGACCGCAGCCGCCTGGTGGCGTGGCATGACAACAAGGGTAACACCACGCAGTACTACTACGCCAATCCTCGCACTCCTCACCTCGTGACCCACGTTCACTTCCCCAAGATCAGCCGCACCATGAAGCTGTTCTACGATGACCGCGACATGCTAATCGCTCTGGAGCATGAGGACCAGCGCTACTACGTTGCCACCGACCAGAACGGCTCGCCACTAGCCTTCTTTGATCAGAATGGCAGCATTGTCAAGGAAATGAAGCGAACGCCCTTCGGCCGAATCATTAAGGACACTAAGCCGGAGTTCTTTGTGCCCATCGACTTTCACGGCGGACTGATCGACCCACACACCAAGCTGGTGTACACCGAGCAGCGGCAGTACGACCCGCACGTAGGTCAATGGATGACTCCGCTGTGGGAGACGCTCGCCACGGAGATGTCACACCCGACGGATGTGTTTATCTACCGCTACCACAACAACGACCCCATCAACCCGAACAAACCCCAAAACTATATGATCGATCTGGATTCCTGGCTCCAGTTATTCGGCTACGACTTGAACAACATGCAAAGCAGCCGCTACACCAAGCTGGCCCAGTATACGCCGCAGGCCTCCATCAAGTCAAACACGTTGGCCCCTGACTTTGGCGTCATCTCCGGCCTGGAGTGTATCGTGGAAAAAACAAGCGAGAAGTTCAGtgactttgactttgtgcCGAAGCCGCTGCTGAAAATGGAGCCAAAGATGCGCAACTTGCTGCCGCGTGTCAGCTACCGGCGCGGTGTGTTTGGCGAAGGTGTACTCCTCTCGAGAATCGGCGGACGGGCATTGGTTAGCGTGGTCGACGGATCAAACAGCGTGGTGCAGGACGTAGTGAGCAGCGTGTTCAACAACTCATACTTCCTTGACCTGCACTTCAGCATCCACGACCAAGACGTATTTTACTTCGTAAAGGATAATGTCCTGAAACTGCGCGATGACAACGAGGAGCTGCGTCGCCTTGGCGGCATGTTCAACATATCAACACATGAAATCAGCGACCACGGAGGCAGCGCCGCTAAGGAGCTGCGACTTCATGGCCCCGACGCCGTTGTCATTATCAAATACGGCGTTGATCCCGAGCAGGAGCGCCACCGCATCCTAAAGCATGCTCACAAGCGGGCAGTGGAGCGGGCTTGGGAGTTGGAGAAGCAGCTGGTGGCTGCCGGCTTCCAAGGCCGTGGCGACTGGACCGAGGAGGAGAAAGAGGAGCTCGTCCAGCACGGTGACGTCGACGGCTGGAACGGAATCGATATCCACAGCATACACAAGTATCCGCAGCTGGCCGACGACCCCGGTAACGTGGCTTTCCAGCGGGACGCGAAGCGGAAGCGACGCAAGACCGGTAGCAGCCATCGGAGTGCCTCCAACCGCCGCCAGCTCAAGTTCGGCGAGCTGAGTGCGTGA